The Sabethes cyaneus chromosome 3, idSabCyanKW18_F2, whole genome shotgun sequence DNA window CGTTTTAACGTTACGTTACGCAACCGCTAGTATTATTAAAATCTTCTAgcaaattattattatcaatTCATTTTTTTAACAATTGCCATTTTTACTTTCTTCCACAACAGTGCATAAATATAGCAGCCATCCTGTTGCTCTTGGCATCAGTATTGACTGCCAAAGAGATCCAAACAAAACCATCAACAGCTTCAAAGTCAGCATCACAGAAGACGACATCGAAAATTCCGCACGGAAAACGAGAAGCTCCCGCAAGCTACGGAGCACCAATGGAATTTATAGCTCCAACCATTTCAGGCTTTACATATGGCGCACCGCAGCCTTTGTTCAACGTTCCGCACTACTCGGGCTACAAATATTACTCATCTCCGTACAAATTCACCCAGCCCACACTGTTTACACCAGCAAACCCGCACGGTTTCAATTCTTTTGCTGATACGCCAGTGAAGTACAGCATCAGTTCGAAGGAGCTTTCCGAGCTTCTCAAGGCGTTACATTCACCAAATCCTGCTGTTACCATTAAAGCAGTTCCAACCGAAGGCAGTTGGGACAACTCGTTTGGTTACGACTCGTTTGCCCATTTTAAACCAGCAATGCTAGCGTCGTACGGGATTCCACCAACTTCTCCAGTGAACACATATCTACCACCTAGTTATGGCCCTGCTCCAAGTGCTTATCAAGAACCAAATTACGCTCCCGGAAATAAAGGATTTCGACACTATGCATCGTCAGGAAATTCACACATACCGGATATATACTCCGGCAACAAGTATATTTCTTCCATCAAACCTTTAACCGTACACGCGCCCGCACAGCCGGTCTCCCAATTGCACACCTCGATTCACACCCCGAAGCCCTTCAAACCTTCCACTTACCTTGGATCAAGCAATGAAGCCTCGGACTACATCCACAGCCAACCGGCCACCTCATCTTCCTTCCACAACACGTTCCTAGCCCCGTCCCTCCAGTATCTACCACCGCCAAAAGTTCAAAATAAAATAACCTACGAGCAACCCTCCAAATCCTATTTGCCCCCTTCGGCTCCACCGAAACCAGCCGGAGGATACCTTCCTCCGAAGCCATCAAACACCTACCTTCCGGCCGGTCAGAGCAATCACAATTACATCCCGCTAGCGTCGCATGAGAACGGCAAACACGGTCTGACCTTTAATCACCACAGTCACGAAACTTCCAATGAATCCTACGAATCCTACGGTGGATCGGCATCCGCTTCCGTCGTCAGTTCAACAGCTAAGCCCCATCATCCGTGGCAACCGTAAACCGGAGACCTCCCACCCGCTCACATAAGGTGTTCCATTGACAAACAAAATTCTTGGAAAGAAtatgttaatttaattttgcagatgcCTAGGCAATGAGGATAAGCTTTGAAACTATGCCATTACACATAAATGCGTTTTCTTTGTAGATATTTTTTTACCTTTAGCTTAGATGTATGCTGGTACATGACTAGCACTAAAGTTAGAACGGAGTAAATTTTCATACAGAATTACAAATTGGTAATTCTAGCGATGATAGGTTTTACTTCACATGAAAGACGGACTGTAAATTATAGTAATATATGTTGTACCGATTTAACTAGTTATTAAGAGAAACAAACTAATAAACTGCTTCCACTAATGTCAATCTATCTGAATGGTGATGACGTTCCATATTCCGATCTTCCAGAAACCAACCAATTGTTGAATGTGTAGCATTGACATTCTGACTATTTTCTGTAATCGTACACACATTCAAGATTTAACTGGTGAGCCAGGTAGgtacaaaaatttatttcatttatttgtgCTTTTAGCACATTtgtaggaaaacaaaaaaaaagattttctcgaaatattttCAACTGAATGGGGGTTGTGGAACCAACCTTTTACCAGAATTTGAGAGAAGATGTAGGAATCGCCGAAGatttcaaactgtcaaaaacttatgaaaattgactcatGTCAAACGTTGCTTGTGGCGATTCTCAAAGAAACGATTCAATTAGTTTTCTAACTGGCTCAATAGCCAGGAAAATTATTTCGGGTATCCTATATCTAACCAATTTCTTGAAAATTTGCTTTTCAATAGATCATTTtgtgatgacgtcattttgccgtcaaatgacaccacttggtggtttgtttacatgttttttgtcacatccagcagtttcgatttgaaatttcgtgaaggattactgcatcagtttctgtaaatgcatgtaaggcactttctcttaaataaaaagtataaatttctatcattatctgccaggcaaagatagaaaactcaattcaaaatttaacaccatgtaaacaaaccaccaagtgctgtcaaaaaagtgtggttaggagctcccgtgtaatgatctacaTCCTCCCAAGCTTCCGTATTTGTTCCTTTTAACTCATTAATACTGTTATATTGCGTTATGTTCGCATAGAACCGCCAAACAATTATTTCCCAGGTGTTCTTCATTTAGATCAAGACTGCGGTCTGGCGTCTGGCCGTCATTATAGTTCGACTTTCCGGGTGTCGAACCAGGGTTTTGTAACTGAATTGGTGAAAAAATTAACGTTATCTTATTGAAAAACTATTTGTTCGCTTAGAACGGAGCCATGTaaatgtttttgatttttaatataATCTAACGAGTTTATTTTGCAAGATGTGAATGTCAGATTAAGCTTTCCAGATGCAAAAAACTGTTGATATGGTGCTACAATACGAGCACAGTAGGTGTCGATGTATAGCAAATAAGttagttcggtaaaattttcattactgttTCACCTGCCAGCCGGAGTAGTTTGTTCCACGGCTCTAGCTAATTCACAAGAGCATATGGGCCCAGCCCCAGTGCAATTAAGTTTCAAACTATTAAAAAACGAACATGACGACTCCAACGACAAGTTCCCAGTCAGGCGAAGGAAATACTGCACCGATCCGGATATACGAATCGTCAAGTCTGCCGTCCATACCCCTTCTGCTAGGCCGCGAGAACTGGTCTGCGTTAAATTAGCAGTCCAGACGTTCTTGTAACTGAAAGATGTTGGGAAAGCTGTTAAGCCGACGCGGAATGAAAACAGAACTCTGGCGGCCGTGGATGTATTGAAAGAtcgaaaaccaaaacaaaaattcttttACTGGATCTAGCGAGTAACGTACAAGTGAGAGAAGCTACTTCTTTGCAGGACGCCTGGTCAAGGTTGGAAGTAGCATTCGAGGATTCCGGTTTGGCCGGGAAAATCGACCTGTTGAGAAAACTAATAAGAATGTCCCAAACTACCAGCGAATTTGTGAATACATTCATCTACAGAATCACAGAAACAACACACTAGCAACCGACTTCGTCATTTAGCAAAGGGCCAAAATGTAGGGGCGGTGCCATAAATTTGACCATATTGCAAGGGAACGTTCGTCAAATCCGATCAAAAAGAGTAATGCGTGATGTACGATGCTGTCGGCATTTGAGAAAGACGGCAACGACTGATATTTTGATTTAGGTGCTTCTAATCTTTTTGCCAAATCGGAGTGGTTCTTGGAGAGCTTCTCTTCAGGAGTAGTAATGGTACAGTTGAAGCCGCCAACAAACGAAGAATGAAAGTAACCGCCAACGAAAGCACGAAATTGAAGCCTAAATGCTGTTAAGATGATCCAATTGTGGTGCATGATGTGCAGGTGACACCGGAGCTTTCTACAAATTTGCTTTCGGTGAATCAGATTGTAGTGAAGGTGAAATAATGGCTACTGGAAGTAGGAAACGTGACCTGTTTAGGCAGGATTAGCTGTAGTCATCAGAAGCCCTGGCGTCTTCATATCAAAAGAATACGGAGTTGTGGGTTATGTCAACTATGACAGGGTGCAAAAGATGAGCTGGTCTAGCTTCCGGTGTCGAGTATGATACGTCGTGTTTAACGTTAAGTATTCAGCAGTGCTGCGAGTCTTACACTCGTATAGTCTAGTTATCTCACACaagcgtactcgttctaacgaacataCCGGCACAAGCAACCTGTTCGAACTCTTGCTCATACTTATTCATGCAATGCGACGAGTTTcccgagtgtgtatttagctaacagttaCGGTTGTCACTCTCTCTCTCGTCATTGCAGCTCGAgcagctgataccgatcacACGCGAGGGCCCGCACTCCAACCCGCGAGTAGAATCGAGGACgttatgaagaagaaaagaaaaaaataatgcatAGTCTGTATCCCAGTATGGCTCACGAGCTGTTTACCTCGTAGGTGggttgtgcagaaagacgctatgaGACGTTAGCGAGTGTGTAGATAGCAGAATacctgcacacagcaacggcggctgtttgtcgTATGCTTGCGTTAGTGGCGTAAgtgttggatgctatgcttctcatactggCTCGCATGAGAGTAGGTATCGTtcgcttctcgctcgatttgcaacattggtaTTGACAAATGCAACATAATTTCTTTATACTATTTCCGGCCACAATCTATTCCGTGTACAGAGCATCAACGACCTTGAAGTCTTATTAGATAACGAACTGACATTCAGAAACCACTACGACTGCATCATATCCAGTGCTAACAGCTAACTgagatttatttttaacc harbors:
- the LOC128739617 gene encoding uncharacterized protein LOC128739617, producing MSYYNYDISLCINIAAILLLLASVLTAKEIQTKPSTASKSASQKTTSKIPHGKREAPASYGAPMEFIAPTISGFTYGAPQPLFNVPHYSGYKYYSSPYKFTQPTLFTPANPHGFNSFADTPVKYSISSKELSELLKALHSPNPAVTIKAVPTEGSWDNSFGYDSFAHFKPAMLASYGIPPTSPVNTYLPPSYGPAPSAYQEPNYAPGNKGFRHYASSGNSHIPDIYSGNKYISSIKPLTVHAPAQPVSQLHTSIHTPKPFKPSTYLGSSNEASDYIHSQPATSSSFHNTFLAPSLQYLPPPKVQNKITYEQPSKSYLPPSAPPKPAGGYLPPKPSNTYLPAGQSNHNYIPLASHENGKHGLTFNHHSHETSNESYESYGGSASASVVSSTAKPHHPWQP